DNA sequence from the Methanolobus sp. ZRKC5 genome:
CTGTATACGAAGAAGAGACCTTAAAATATGCTAATATCAAAGATGCGCATTTCCTGATCGCGAACCGCTCAGATGAATTAAATGCAAATATTGTATTGACAGCCCGTAACATCAGCGATCTTAATATAATAGCCATAGTTGAAGACAGATCCAATAAAAAGTACCTTAAATATGCCGGTGCCACCAGTGTTGTTTCTCCAAAGGAAATGTTTGGAAGGTTCATTGGAAGAAAAGCAACTGATCCTTTTGTTAACAGGCTGACAGGAGCCACAGAGTTCTTTGAAGGCGTTAGCATTGTGGAATTGCCCATATACCCAAAAAGCCCCCTTGTAGGAAAAAACATGAAAAATGCAGCCATTCGGGAAAAAACCGGTGCCAATGTTGTGGGGATGTGGAAAGGTGGAAGCTTGACCTTTATTATCAAATCGGATGAAGTAATAAAGGACAATTCTGTTCTGCTTGCAATAGGTTCAAGTGAGCAATTATCCCGTCTGAAGAAACTGACACAACACATGGAGTGACAGGAATGGAAAATGCAACTGACAAAGGACATCTGGTAGTACTTGGATGCGGGGATGTTGGCAGGCGCGTAGTGGAAACTCTCAAATACGCCAAGATAACATTCACTGTTGTGGATTCTAATGTCCACATTTTTGAAAATGTAGACTATAACTATGTCGTGGGTAATGCAACAGAAGAAGAAATCCTTATACAGGCAGGCATTCCAAATGCAGCTACAGTTATCATATCCCTGAATGACGATACTGATGTCATGTTTGCTACACTCATCACCCGGGGATTAAACCCAAAATCCACCATTATAGCACGGGCAAATTCCTATAAATCAATTGATAAGATCTACAAAGCTGGTGCTGATTATGTTGCAGCACTCCCAATTGTTGCCGGTCAGATGCTTGCAAAAATGACATCTCGTTGCCTTCTTGATGTTTCATGTAAAAAAATGAATGAAGATATCATGTTATATGAAGGCATAGACATTGAGAAACACACAGTCACCAGCGATAAAGAGCTTGCAAATAAAAGTGTCGCAGACATCGACCTGAGAAATAAAATGGCATGCACCATAATAGGAATTGAAAGAGATGGAAAAATTATCACAGACATACTGCCATCCACAATAATATTGAAAGGTGATGTTGTTGCTGTTGTTGGCGGAAAAGAAGAAATAAAGATGTTCAAGGATAAGTATGTCAAGGCCAAGTGATATACAAAAAATTACCACCTTTACGGATAGTTGCTAATGGAAAACATAGTTCTTTTTCTTATAGTCTTTTGTGCATCTGCACTTTTTTCAATGATCGGACTTGGTGGAGCCATATTCTACGTGCCTTTCTTTTACTGGCTAAGTGGAGATTTTATCTCATCTGTCACCATTGCACTGCTTCT
Encoded proteins:
- a CDS encoding potassium channel protein, with amino-acid sequence MKNEHLWHMTLLKSVTGALAIILFYMLLFIRIMIYEGQTTYVNLYDAFYWVVSTLTTVGYGDIVVTSHLGKIFSVFVQLSGIPLVFGILFTLIITWMEKVIHSNIPTKSSKKLKDHIIICGYNRLIETLIEELNENNVPYVLIEEDSELVKNLLKKNIHTIFGSVYEEETLKYANIKDAHFLIANRSDELNANIVLTARNISDLNIIAIVEDRSNKKYLKYAGATSVVSPKEMFGRFIGRKATDPFVNRLTGATEFFEGVSIVELPIYPKSPLVGKNMKNAAIREKTGANVVGMWKGGSLTFIIKSDEVIKDNSVLLAIGSSEQLSRLKKLTQHME
- a CDS encoding TrkA family potassium uptake protein; the encoded protein is MENATDKGHLVVLGCGDVGRRVVETLKYAKITFTVVDSNVHIFENVDYNYVVGNATEEEILIQAGIPNAATVIISLNDDTDVMFATLITRGLNPKSTIIARANSYKSIDKIYKAGADYVAALPIVAGQMLAKMTSRCLLDVSCKKMNEDIMLYEGIDIEKHTVTSDKELANKSVADIDLRNKMACTIIGIERDGKIITDILPSTIILKGDVVAVVGGKEEIKMFKDKYVKAK